ACGTGGCAACCCTGCGTCGCGAACTGCAAAACTGCATGCAGAACTACTTCGGTGTGTTCCGTACCGGCGAATACATGCAGAAGGGTATTGCTCAGTTGGCTGATCTGCGTGGCCGTATCGCCAACGTCAAGATCAACGACAAGAGCCAGGCGTTCAACACTGCGCGTATCGAAGCGCTGGAACTGCAGAACCTGCTGGAAGTGGCCGAAGCCACTGCCATCGCTGCAGAAGTGCGCAAAGAGTCCCGCGGTGCTCACGCCCGTGAAGACTTCGAAGACCGTGACGACGAAAACTGGCTGTGCCACACCCTGTACTTCCCGGGTGACAAGCGCGTTACCAAGCGTGCTGTGAACTTCTCGCCGAAGACTGTTCCGACTTTTGAACCTAAGATTCGGACTTATTAAGGGTGGCCTCCATGTTGCAAGTCAGTGTTTATCGTTACAACCCTGATCAGGACGCTGCGCCGTTCATGCAGGAATTCCAGGTTGATACCGGTGGTAAAGACCTGATGGTGCTGGATGTGCTGGCGCTGATCAAAGAGCAGGACGAAGGTTTCTCCTATCGTCGCTCTTGCCGTGAAGGTGTTTGCGGTTCCGACGGCATGAACATCAACGGCAAAAACGGTCTGGCATGCATCACGCCGCTGTCTGCCGTCGTAAAACGTAACAAGCTGATCGTTCGTCCGTTGCCAGGTTTGCCGGTTATCCGTGACCTGGTCGTCGATATGAGCATCTTCTACAAGCAATACGAAAAGGTTAAGCCATACCTGCAGAACGACACGCCGGCTCCGGCCATCGAGCGTCTGCAGTCTCCTGAAGAGCGTGAAAAGCTCGACGGTCTGTACGAGTGCATCCTGTGCGCTTGCTGCTCGACTTCGTGCCCGTCCTTCTGGTGGAACCCGGACAAGTTCCTGGGTCCGGCTGCTCTGCTGCAAGCCTATCGCTTCCTGGCAGACAGCCGCGACAACAAGACATCCGAGCGTCTGGCTTCGCTGGATGACCCGTTCAGCGTATTCCGCTGCCGGGGCATCATGAACTGCGTCAACGTTTGTCCGAAAGGCCTGAACCCGACTAAGGCCATCGGTCACATTCGTAACATGCTGCTGCAAAGCGGCGTGTGATTCAGCTGCTGTACCCGTAGGACCGCAATACCCGTAGATGCTACGGCGCAGGCTTCAACCGGCGCCGTAGTTTTAACCTGAGCAGCAGCTTATAAGGCTGCGGCTCTTATTTTGAAGAAATGAGACAAGCAGGGGCATCCGGGCTGGTACCCGGACTATCAGCGTGATCCTAAGTGGCTTGTTTTAGTCGCTGCATTCGGACTTCTGCAAGTTTTCTCGGTGTCGACGCCGGTGGTGTTCCCCTAACCGAGGGTGACCAAGCATGCAAGAAAGCGTGATGCAGCGCATGTGGAACAGCGCCTACCTATCCGGTAGTAACGCTGCCTATGTGGAAGAGCTCTACGAGCTCTACCTGCACGACCCTAACGCTGTGCCAGAAGAGTGGCGCACCTACTTCCAGAAGTTGCCTGCTGATGGCGACACTGTCACCGATGTTTCGCACTCCACAATTCGCGATCATTTCGTCTTGCTGGCAAAGAACCAGCGCCGCGCCCAACCGGTTTCCGCCGGAAGCGTGAGCAGTGAGCACGAGAAGAAGCAAGTTGAAGTGCTGCGATTGATCCAGGCCTACCGTATGCGTGGCCACCAGGCAGCCCAGCTTGACCCGCTGGGGCTGTGGCAGCGTCCTGCACCTGCAGACCTGTCAATCAATCATTACGGCTTGACCAATGCCGATCTTGATACGACCTTCCGTGCCGGCGACCTGTTCATCGGCAAAGAGGAGGCGAGCCTACGCGAAATTCACGAAGCGTTGCAGCAGACATATTGCCGCACCATCGGCGCTGAATTTACGCACATCACCGATTCCGAGCAGCGCCAGTGGTTCCAGCAGCGTCTGGAAAGCGTGCGCGGCCGTCCGACGTACTCCGCCGACATCAAGAGCCACCTGCTTGAGCGCGTCACCGCCGGCGAAGGTCTGGAAAAATACCTTGGGACCAAATACCCGGGTACCAAGCGTTTCGGTCTGGAAGGCGGCGAGAGCCTGATTCCGATGCTCGACGAGCTGATCCAGCGTTCCGGCTCCTACGGCACCAAGGAAATCGTGATCGGCATGGCCCACCGTGGTCGTCTCAACGTGCTGGTCAACACCTTCGGCAAGAACCCGCGCGAGCTGTTCGACGAGTTCGAGGGCAAGAAGAAGGTCGAGCTGGGGTCCGGTGACGTTAAATATCACCAGGGCTTCTCGTCCAACGTGATGACCACCGGCGGTGAAGTTCACCTGGCCATGGCGTTCAACCCGTCCCACCTGGAAATCGTTTCCCCGGTGGTCGAGGGTTCGGTTCGCGCCCGTCAGGATCGTCGTAACGACCCTACCGGCGAGAAGGTTCTGCCTATCTCCATCCACGGCGACGCGGCATTCGCCGGTCAGGGTGTGGTGATGGAAACCTTCCAGATGTCGCAGACCCGCGGTTTCAAGACCGGCGGCACCGTGCACATCGTGATCAACAACCAGGTCGGTTTCACCATCAGCAACCCGCTGGACTCGCGCTCCACCGAGTACGCGACCGACGTTGCGAAGATGATCCAGGCGCCGATCCTCCATGTAAATGGTGATGATCCGGAAGCCGTGTTGTTCGTGACCCAGTTGGCCATCGACTACCGCATGCAGTTCAAGCGTGACGTGGTGATCGACCTGGTCTGCTACCGTCGTCGCGGCCACAACGAGGCCGACGAGCCTAGCGGCACCCAGCCAATCATGTATCAGCAGATCACCAAACAGCGCACTACCCGTGAGCTGTATGCCGATCGTCTGACCCAGGGCGGTGTGCTGGATGCAGAGCGTGTTCAGGCGAAAGTCGACGAATACCGCAATGCGCTGGACAACGGTCTGCATGTTGTAAAAAGCCTGGTCAAAGAGCCGAACAAAGAGTTGTTCGTGGACTGGCGTCCGTATCTGGGCCACGCCTGGACCGCGCGTCACGACACTCGCTTCGATCTGAAAACCTTGCAGGAACTGTCCGCCAAGCTGCTGGAAATTCCGGAAGGCTTCGTGGTTCAGCGCCAGGTCTCGAAAATCTACGAAGACCGTCAGAAAATGCAAGCCGGCGGCCTGCCGATCAACTGGGGTTACGCCGAAACCATGGCGTACGCGACCCTGGCGTTCGAAGGTCACCCGATTCGCATGACGGGTCAGGACATCGGTCGCGGTACGTTCTCGCACCGTCACGCTGTCTTGCACAACCAGAAAGACGCGGGTACCTACGTCCCGCTGCAAAACCTGTACAAGGGCCAGCCACGTTTCGACCTGTACGATTCGTTCCTGTCCGAAGAAGCCGTGCTGGCGTTCGAATACGGTTACTCGACCACCACGCCTGAGGCGCTGGTGATCTGGGAAGCCCAGTTCGGCGACTTCGCCAACGGTGCCCAAGTGGTTATCGACCAGTTCATCACCAGTGGCGAGCACAAGTGGGGCCGTCTCTGCGGTCTGACCATGCTGCTGCCGCACGGTTATGAAGGTCAGGGTCCGGAGCACTCTTCGGCTCGTCTGGAGCGTTACCTGCAACTGTGCGCCGAGCACAATATTCAGGTAGCCGTGCCGACTACACCGGCTCAGATCTACCACTTGCTGCGTCGTCAGGTGATTCGCCCGCTGCGCAAGCCGTTGATCGTTCTGACTCCGAAGTCGCTGCTGCGTCATAAACTGGCCATCTCGACCCTGGAAGATCTGGCTGAAGGTTCGTTCCAGACCGTTATCCCGGAAATCGATGCCCTGGACCCGAAAAAGGTCGAGCGCGTTGTTCTGTGTAGCGGCAAGGTCTACTACGACCTGCTGGAAAAACGCCGTGCCGAAGGTCGTGATGACATCGCCATCGTGCGTATCGAGCAGCTGTACCCATTCCCTGAGGACGACTTGAACGAAGTCCTGGCTCCGTACACCAACCTCAAACATATCGTTTGGTGTCAGGAAGAGCCGATGAACCAGGGTGCCTGGTACTGCAGCCAACACCACATGCGCCGCATCGTTGGCAATCACGACAAGTCTCTCGTACTTGAGTACGCGGGCCGTGATGCTTCTGCTGCACCTGCTTGTGGTTATGCATCGATGCACGCTGAGCAGCAGGAACAACTGCTGCAAGACGCCTTTACTGTTTAACGCCTTCGCGCACCTGAAACCGAATTTAAGGACCCACAGATAATGGCTATCGAAATCAAAGCCCCCACTTTCCCGGAATCGGTTGCCGATGGCACCGTTGCCACCTGGCACAAAAAACCGGGCGACGCCGTCAAGCGTGACGAACTGATCGTCGACATCGAAACTGACAAAGTCGTACTGGAAGTGTTGGCCACCGCTGATGGCGTGCTGGGCGCTATCGTCAAGAACGAAGGCGACACCGTTCTGTCCGACGAAGTTCTGGGCTCCATCGGTGAGGGCGGTGCTGCTGCCGCTCCAGCCGCCGCTGCTGCACCTGCTGCCGCTGCCGCTGCTCCTGCCGAAGCGGGCGAAGATGATCCTGTTGCTGCACCGGCTGCTCGCAAGCTGGCTGAAGAAAACGGT
The Pseudomonas lini DNA segment above includes these coding regions:
- a CDS encoding succinate dehydrogenase iron-sulfur subunit encodes the protein MLQVSVYRYNPDQDAAPFMQEFQVDTGGKDLMVLDVLALIKEQDEGFSYRRSCREGVCGSDGMNINGKNGLACITPLSAVVKRNKLIVRPLPGLPVIRDLVVDMSIFYKQYEKVKPYLQNDTPAPAIERLQSPEEREKLDGLYECILCACCSTSCPSFWWNPDKFLGPAALLQAYRFLADSRDNKTSERLASLDDPFSVFRCRGIMNCVNVCPKGLNPTKAIGHIRNMLLQSGV
- a CDS encoding 2-oxoglutarate dehydrogenase E1 component; protein product: MQESVMQRMWNSAYLSGSNAAYVEELYELYLHDPNAVPEEWRTYFQKLPADGDTVTDVSHSTIRDHFVLLAKNQRRAQPVSAGSVSSEHEKKQVEVLRLIQAYRMRGHQAAQLDPLGLWQRPAPADLSINHYGLTNADLDTTFRAGDLFIGKEEASLREIHEALQQTYCRTIGAEFTHITDSEQRQWFQQRLESVRGRPTYSADIKSHLLERVTAGEGLEKYLGTKYPGTKRFGLEGGESLIPMLDELIQRSGSYGTKEIVIGMAHRGRLNVLVNTFGKNPRELFDEFEGKKKVELGSGDVKYHQGFSSNVMTTGGEVHLAMAFNPSHLEIVSPVVEGSVRARQDRRNDPTGEKVLPISIHGDAAFAGQGVVMETFQMSQTRGFKTGGTVHIVINNQVGFTISNPLDSRSTEYATDVAKMIQAPILHVNGDDPEAVLFVTQLAIDYRMQFKRDVVIDLVCYRRRGHNEADEPSGTQPIMYQQITKQRTTRELYADRLTQGGVLDAERVQAKVDEYRNALDNGLHVVKSLVKEPNKELFVDWRPYLGHAWTARHDTRFDLKTLQELSAKLLEIPEGFVVQRQVSKIYEDRQKMQAGGLPINWGYAETMAYATLAFEGHPIRMTGQDIGRGTFSHRHAVLHNQKDAGTYVPLQNLYKGQPRFDLYDSFLSEEAVLAFEYGYSTTTPEALVIWEAQFGDFANGAQVVIDQFITSGEHKWGRLCGLTMLLPHGYEGQGPEHSSARLERYLQLCAEHNIQVAVPTTPAQIYHLLRRQVIRPLRKPLIVLTPKSLLRHKLAISTLEDLAEGSFQTVIPEIDALDPKKVERVVLCSGKVYYDLLEKRRAEGRDDIAIVRIEQLYPFPEDDLNEVLAPYTNLKHIVWCQEEPMNQGAWYCSQHHMRRIVGNHDKSLVLEYAGRDASAAPACGYASMHAEQQEQLLQDAFTV